The Pseudomonas sp. SCA2728.1_7 DNA segment GAAGCGGATTTCTGCCGTGAGCTGGAGCGTGCCTTTGAAGGGCGACTCGGCGAAGTGATCAGTGCCGATCCACGCCTGTGCGTGCCGCTGCGTCAGCGTCATGCCAAGCGTTACGTGGCCGAAGGGCTGGCGCTGATCGGCGATGCGGCGCACACCATTCACCCGTTGGCGGGGCAGGGCGTAAACCTGGGTTTCCTCGATGCGGCGGTGTTGGCGGAAGTGCTGTTGCAGGCGGCGGAGCGCGGTGAGCGTTTGGCCGATGTGAAGGTGTTGAGCCGTTACGAGCGTCGGCGCATGCCGCATAACTTGGCGTTGATGGCGGCGATGGAAGGGTTTGAGCGGTTGTTTCAGGCGGATCCGTTGCCGGTGCGTTGGTTGAGGAATGCCGGGTTGAAGCTGGTGGAGCAGATGCCCGAAGCGAAGGCGCTTTTTGTGCGTGAAGCACTCGGATTGACCGGTGATCTTCCGGCCCTCGCCAAGCCTTGATCTTTTCGTTGCTGCTGATGGCCTCATCGCGAGCAGGCTCACTCCTACAGGGGATCGCATTTCAAATGTAGGAGTGAGCCTGCTCGCGATGGCGCCCGTCCAGGCACCACAATTTTCAAACTGTGCAACATCTGGTAACTCCTTCAAAAAGAGTTCGATTGAGGTGGTAAATGTGAGTCCTTATCATTTGGCCCACATTTTCCGACCGAGAGACCACTCCCATGTTGGCACCCAAGCGTCTTCTGACCGCACTGGCCCTGACCCTGATCGGTAGCACAACGGCCCAGGCCGCTGATGAGGTGGTGGTTTACTCGTCGCGCATCGATGAACTGATCAAACCGGTCTTCGATGCCTACACCGCCAAGACCGGGGTGAAGATCAAGTTCATCACCGACAAGGAAGCGCCGCTGATGCAGCGCATCAAGGCCGAGGGTGAAAATGCTACCGCCGACCTGCTGCTCACCGTTGATGCCGGCAACCTCTGGCAGGCCGAGCAGATGGGCATCCTCCAGCCGTTCACTTCGAAAACCATCGACGCCAACATCCCGCTGCAATATCGCTCGTCCAGCCATGCCTGGACCGGTCTGAGCCTGCGCGCGCGGACCATCGCCTACTCCACCGAACGGGTGAAACCGGGCGAACTGACCACCTACGAAGCACTGGCCGACAAGAACTGGGAAGGGCGCCTGTGCCTGCGAACGGCGAAAAAGGTCTACAACCAGTCGCTGACCGCGACCATGATCGAAGTCCACGGTGCCGAAAAGACCGAGAAGATCCTCAAGGGCTGGGTCAACAACCTCTCCACCGATGTGTTCTCCGATGACGTCGCGGTGCTCGAAGCGATCAATGCCGGGCAGTGCGACGTTGGCATCGTCAACACGTACTACTACGGTCGCCTGCACAAGCAGAAGCCGGAGTTGCCGGTAAAACTGTTCTGGCCGAATCAGGCCGATCGGGGTGTGCATGTCAATCTGTCGGGCATTGGCCTGACCAAGCATGCACCGCACCCGGAAGCGGCGAAGGCTTTGGTTGAGTGGATGACTACACCTGAGGCGCAGAAGATCTTTGCTGACGTGAACCAGGAATTCCCGGCCAACCCGGCGGTAGCACCTTCGGAAGAAGTGGCGGCGTGGGGCAAGTTCATTGCCGATACTTTACCGGTGGAAGTGGCGGGCAAGCGTCAGGCTGAGGCGATCCGGATGATGGATCGGGCGGGTTGGAATTGAGTCTGTTCCGATAACGCTGCTCACTTTAGATCGCTGCCCTCACCCCAGCCCTCCCGAAACGTCGGACCGCCCGGAGGGAGAGGGAGCCGACTTGTAGTGTTTTCGAAACCTGAGTTCGACTCGATATCTCAGGTCGATGTAGCTTGCATGAGCACCTCGGTCAGTCCCCTCTTCCTCTGGGAGAGGGAGTCGATCTATGTTGAATTCAAATCCTGAGTTCGACTCGATATCTCAGGTCGGCGTAATTCTCATAAACTACGCGGTCAGTCCCCTCTCCCTCCGGGAGAGGGCTAGGGTGAGGGCAACAATCCCAACCTGAAATACTCAACCCAAGAACACCCCAATCCCCCAGAGACCCAAAAGTGGCCCACCCTGCCCAACGCCGCTGGTACCCCATCGTCTTCGCCATCGCCGCGCTGGTGCTGTTGCCCCTGAGCGTTCTGCTGCTCTCCTGGCAGACCATCGACCAGCAAATCTGGTCGCACCTGTGGGAAACCCAGATGCCACGCCTGCTGGGCAATACTCTGACGCTGGTCGTTGGCGTCGGTGTCGGTGTGACGCTGCTCGGCGTCAGCCTCGCCTGGCTCACCAGCCTTTGCGAGTTCCCCGGGCGGCGCTGGCTCGACTGGGCGCTGATGCTGCCTTTCGCCATTCCGGCCTACGTACTGGCGTTCGTCTTCGTCGGCCTGCTCGACTTCGCCGGCCCCGTACAGACCCTGCTGCGCGAATGGTTCGGCACCGGTCTGCGCCTGCCACGGGTGCGCTCCACCGGCGGGGTGATCATCGTGCTGGTGCTGGTCTTTTATCCCTACGTTTACCTGCTGGCGCGCACCGCGTTCCTCGCCCAGGGCAAAGGCCTGATGGAAGCCGCACGGGTACTTGGCCAGTCGCCGTGGCAAGCCTTCTGGCGGGTGGCGTTGCCGATGGCGCGTCCGGCCATCGGTTCGGGCGTGGCGCTGGCGCTGATGGAAACCCTGGCCGATTTCGGTGCAGTGTCGGTGTTCAACTTCGACACCTTCACCACCGCCATCTACAAAACCTGGTACGGCTTCTTCAGCCTGCCGAGCGCCGCGCAACTGGCCAGCCTGTTGCTGCTGGTGGTGATGTTGGTGCTCTACGGTGAACGCCGTGCGCGCGGTGCCAACCGGGCAAGCAACGAGCGGCCACGGGTCAAAGCCTTGTATCACTTGCGCGGATTCAAGGCCCTCGCGGCGATGAGTTGGTGTGGATTGGTGTTCGCCTGCGCTTTCGTCATTCCGATGCTGCAACTGATCGTCTGGTTCTGGCAGCGCGGGCGTTTCGATCTCGATGAGCGCTACGCCGGGCTGATCCTGCACACCCTGTATCTGGGCGGCATGGCGGCGCTGATTACGGTCAGTGTTGCCCTACTGCTTGCGTTTGCCCGGAGGCTGGCGCCGACGCAGGCGATCAACTCTGGTGTTGGTCTGGCCAACCTTGGCTACGCCTTGCCGGGTTCGGTGCTGGCGGTGTCGATCATGCTGGCCTTCAGTTACTTGGATCGAGAATTGGTCATCCCGCTCTCCGGATGGCTCGGTGGCGCAGGCAAACCGTTACTGCTTGGCAGCCTGGCGGCACTGTTGATGGCTTATCTGGTGCGTTTCATCGCGGTCGCTTACGGCCCGCTGGAAAGCAGTCTGGCGCGTATACGGCCATCTTTGCCCGAAGCGGCACGTAGCCTGGGTGTCAGTGGGCCGCGACTGTTTTTCAAAGTGTATCTGCCGTTGTTACTGCCCGGCACGTTGAGCGCGGCGTTGCTGGTGTTCGTCGATGTGCTCAAGGAAATGCCCGCGACCCTGCTGATGCGCCCATTTGGCTGGGACACGCTGGCCGTACGCATCTTTGAAATGACCAGCGAAGGCGAATGGGCGCGTGCGTCGTTGCCAGCGCTGACCCTGGTTCTGGTCGGATTGTTACCGGTCATCGGCCTGATTCGCCGCTCTGCCCATCGAAACACTTAGTAGTGAGTCCTGAATCATGCGGCTACAATGCGCGGCATTCGGTGCGGTTCGTCTGACAGATCTTTTCGCTGAAATTGGCTGAAAGCCTTCTATTACAAGGCTTTCACGCTGTGCAGCGACTGTCCGCACCTTCGCCACGCCCGGAAGGAGAAACCCATGGGACAGCGTACGCCTCTGTATGACCTGCATCTCGCCCTCGGCGCGAAGATGGTCGATTTTGGCGGTTGGGACATGCCTCTGCATTACGGCTCGCAGGTCGAGGAACACCACGAAGTGCGCCGCGATTGCGGGGTGTTCGATGTATCCCACATGACCGTGATCGATGTCACCGGCCCCCAGGCCAAAGCCTGGTTGCAGCATTTGCTGGCCAATGATGTCGACCGCCTGCATCGCCCTGGCCGTGCGTTGTACAGCACCATGCTCAACGAGCGCGGCGGCATCGTCGACGACATGATCGTCTACCGCCTCGACGACGCTTATCGACTGGTGTTCAACGCTTCCACCCGCGATCAGGATCTGGCCTGGATGAACGCGCAGCGCGGCGATTACGACGTGCAGCTGCACGAGCGCGCCGAACTGGCGATGCTCGCCATTCAAGGTCCACAGGCCCGGCACAAGATTGCCGAACTGGTGACCCAGTCGCGCGCCACGCTGATCCAGCACCTCAAGCCATTCGAAGGCTACACCGACGGTGACTGGTTTATCGCCCGTACCGGTTATACCGGTGAAGATGGTCTGGAAATCTGCCTGCCGGCCAGTCAGGCGCCGGGGTTCTTCAACGATCTGGTCGGCGCCGGTATTTCCCCGATCGGCCTCGGCGCCCGCGACACTCTGCGCGTTGAGGCCGGAATGAACCTCTACGGTCAGGACATTCATCAGGACGTTTCGCCGCTGGCGTCGAACATGGCCTGGAGCATTGCCTGGGAACCGGCCTCGCGCCAGTTCATCGGTCGCACTGCGCTGGAAGCGGAAAAAGCCGCCGGCGTTGCGCACAAACTGGTCGGCCTGGTGCTGGAAGAACGCGGCGTTTTGCGCGCTCATCAAGTGGTTCGCATCGCCGATGTTGGCGAAGGGGAGATCACCAGTGGTAGTTTCTCTCCTACGCTAAGCAAATCGATTGCCCTGGCGCGTGTTCCGATGGCAACCGCCGACCGCGCCGAAGTGGAAATCCGTGGCAAGTGGTACCCGGTGCGAGTGGTCAAACCGACCTTCGTACGCCACGGCAAAACTTTGATCTAACCTTTTTCCGGCGGGCATGACCGCTGACCCAATTCCGAGGACACCGAAGATGAGCAATATCCCCGCTGAACTGCGTTTTGCCGAAAGTCATGAATGGGCACGTCTGGAAGCCGACGGCACCGTCACCGTGGGCATCAGCGATCACGCGCAGGAAGCGCTGGGCGATGTGGTGTTCGTCGAGCTGACTGAAGTGGGCAAGGTGTTCGCCGCTGAAGATCAGGCTGGCGTCGTTGAATCGGTGAAAGCTGCTTCCGACATCTATTCGCCGATCAGCGGTGAAGTGATCGCAATCAACGAAGAGCTGGGCGGCTCGCCTGAGCTGCTGAACTCCGACCCGTATGGCGCGTGGATCTTCAAGCTCAAGCCAAGCGACAAGGCTGAGCTGGACAAGCTGCTGGATGCAGCGGCGTACAAGGCCGCCATCGGAGAGTAAGCGTTAAGCAATACCCAAAGCCCCGACTCGTCGGGGCTTTTTCATGGGCGATACAAATCCCCTGTAGGAGTGAGCCTGCTCGCGATAGCGCTCTTTCAGACACATTAATGCTGACTGACACACCGCTATCGCGAGCAGGCTCACTCCTACAGGGGGACGCGGTGCACTGAAAATGGGTTGCCATGTGGGCTGCTATGCTGGTTTGACCGTGTTGCATTGACGCCGAGCGCCAGCCAAGAGAGAGCCCGTCATGTCCCAGTTGCCGTCCCTGAGCCAGTTACGCGATCCCGACGCTTTTCTGCGCCGCCACCTCGGTCCCGACATCGCCGAACAACAGGCGATGCTCGACAGTCTCGGCCTCGGTAGTCGAATCGAACTGATCGAGCAAACGGTGCCGCCAGGCATTCGCTTCAATCGCGCGCTCGACCTGCCACCGGCGCTGGATGAACAAGCAGCGCTGGCCAAACTGCGCGGTTATGCCGAACAGAATCAGGTCTGGACCAGCCTGATCGGCATGGGCTATCACGGCACACTGACGCCGACCGTCATCCTGCGCAACGTCCTGGAAAATCCCGGCTGGTACACCGCGTACACGCCGTATCAACCGGAGATCGCCCAGGGCCGGCTCGAAGCGCTGCTGAATTTTCAGCAGTTGACCATCGACCTCACCGGGCTCGAATTGGCCAACGCCTCACTGCTCGATGAAGCCACGGCAGCGGCGGAAGCCATGGCGCTGGCCAAGCGTGTGGCGAAGTCGAAGAGCAACCTGTTCTTCGTCGATGAGAACTGTCATCCGCAAACCATTTCCGTGGTGCAGACCCGCGCCGAAGGCTTCGGTTTCGAGCTGATCATCGACGCTGTGGATAACTTGAAACAGCATCAGGTGTTTGGCGCGCTGCTGCAGTATCCCGACACTCACGGCGAGATCCGTGATCTGCGGCCGTTGATCGATCACTTGCATGCGCAGCAGGCCCTGGCGTGTGTGGCGACCGATTTGTTGAGCTTGCTGTTGCTGACACCGCCGGGCGAACTGGGCGCCGATGTGGTGTTCGGCTCGTCCCAGCGCTTTGGCGTGCCGATGGGTTATGGCGGTCCGCACGCGGCGTTCTTTGCCAGTCGCGAGGAATACAAACGGGCGATTCCGGGGCGGATCATCGGTGTGTCGAAAGATGCCCGGGGCAACGTGGCGCTGCGCATGGCGTTGCAAACCCGCGAGCAACATATCCGCCGTGAGAAGGCCAATTCGAACATCTGCACCGCGCAGGTGCTGCTGGCCAACATCGCCAGTTTCTACGCGGTGTATCACGGCCCGGAAGGTTTGAAACGCATCGCCCAGCGCACGCATCGGTTGACCTGCATTCTGGCGGCCGGGCTTGAGCGCAAAGGCATCAGTCGGGTCAATGCGCAGTTCTTCGACACCCTGACGCTGGACGTCGGCGGTGCGCAAACCGCGATTATCGAAAGCGCTCAAGCCGCACAGATCAATCTGAGAATACTCGGGCGCGGTCGAGTGGGGCTGAGTCTCGATGAGACGTGCGATGAGAGCACCGTGGCCAAGCTGTTCGATGTGCTGCTCGGCGCCGATCATGGGTTGAATGTCGATGAACTTGACGCTGAAGCCCTGAGCTCGGGCATCCCCGACAACCTTCAGCGCAAAACCCCGTACCTGCGCCACCCGGTGTTCAACGCTCATCACAGCGAAACCGAGATGCTGCGCTATCTCAAACAACTGGAAAACAAGGATCTGGCGCTCAACCAGTCGATGATCCCGCTGGGCTCCTGCACCATGAAACTCAACGCCACCAGCGAAATGATCCCGATTACCTGGCCGCAATTCGCCAATCTGCATCCGTTTGTGCCCCGCGAGCAGGCCGTCGGTTACACATTGATGATCGAGGAGCTGGAGCGCTGGCTGTGCGCAATCACCGGGTTCGATGCGATCTGCATGCAGCCCAACTCCGGCGCCCAAGGCGAGTACGCCGGGCTGCTGGCGATCCGCAAATATCATGAGAGCCGTCAGCAGGGTGCGCGGGATATCTGCCTGATTCCGTCCTCGGCCCACGGCACCAACCCGGCCTCGGCGCAGATGGCCGGAATGCGCGTGGTGATCGTCGAATGCGACGAGGCGGGCAACGTCGATCTGCCGGATTTGAAAGCGAAAGCCGCCGAGGCTGGGGATAAGTTGTCGTGCCTGATGGCAACCTATCCGTCGACTCACGGTGTGTACGAGGAGGGCATCAGCGAGATCTGCGAGGTTATCCACAAGCATGGCGGTCAGGTGTACATGGACGGCGCCAACCTCAACGCGCAGGTCGGGCTGGCGCGGCCGGCGGACATCGGCGCCGACGTGTCCCATATGAACCTGCACAAGACTTTCTGCATTCCCCATGGCGGCGGTGGGCCGGGCATGGGCCCGATCGGCATTCGTGCGCATCTGGCGCCGTTCGTCGCCAATCACCCGGTGGTGCCAATCGATGGGCCGTTGGCGCAGAACGGCGCCGTCAGCGCGGCGCCATGGGGCAGTGCAAGTATTCTGCCGATCAGTTGGATGTACATCGCCATGATGGGCCCACAGTTGGCGGATGCCAGCGAGGTGGCGATTCTGGCAGCGAATTACCTGGCGCAACATTTATCCGGTGCGTTCCCGGTGTTGTATACCGGGCGCAATGGGCGCGTGGCTCATGAATGCATTCTGGATTTGCGGCCATTGAAGGCGCAGACCGGGATCAGTGAGGAGGACGTCGCCAAGCGTCTGATGGATTACGGTTTCCATGCGCCGACCATGTCCTTCCCGGTGCCGGGAACCTTGATGGTCGAGCCGACCGAGAGTGAATCCAAGGCTGAACTGGACCGCTTTATCGGTGCAATGTTGAGCATTCGCGCAGAAATCACTGAGGTGCAGAACGGCAACTGGCCGGCCGAGGACAACCCGTTGAAACGAGCGCCGCATACCCTGGCGGATGTCACCGGAGTTTGGGAGCGGCCCTACAGCATCGAGCAGGGCATTACCCCGGATGCGCACACCAAGGCGCACAAGTATTGGCCGGCGGTGAATCGGGTCGACAATGTCTACGGCGA contains these protein-coding regions:
- a CDS encoding extracellular solute-binding protein; translated protein: MLAPKRLLTALALTLIGSTTAQAADEVVVYSSRIDELIKPVFDAYTAKTGVKIKFITDKEAPLMQRIKAEGENATADLLLTVDAGNLWQAEQMGILQPFTSKTIDANIPLQYRSSSHAWTGLSLRARTIAYSTERVKPGELTTYEALADKNWEGRLCLRTAKKVYNQSLTATMIEVHGAEKTEKILKGWVNNLSTDVFSDDVAVLEAINAGQCDVGIVNTYYYGRLHKQKPELPVKLFWPNQADRGVHVNLSGIGLTKHAPHPEAAKALVEWMTTPEAQKIFADVNQEFPANPAVAPSEEVAAWGKFIADTLPVEVAGKRQAEAIRMMDRAGWN
- a CDS encoding iron ABC transporter permease; translation: MAHPAQRRWYPIVFAIAALVLLPLSVLLLSWQTIDQQIWSHLWETQMPRLLGNTLTLVVGVGVGVTLLGVSLAWLTSLCEFPGRRWLDWALMLPFAIPAYVLAFVFVGLLDFAGPVQTLLREWFGTGLRLPRVRSTGGVIIVLVLVFYPYVYLLARTAFLAQGKGLMEAARVLGQSPWQAFWRVALPMARPAIGSGVALALMETLADFGAVSVFNFDTFTTAIYKTWYGFFSLPSAAQLASLLLLVVMLVLYGERRARGANRASNERPRVKALYHLRGFKALAAMSWCGLVFACAFVIPMLQLIVWFWQRGRFDLDERYAGLILHTLYLGGMAALITVSVALLLAFARRLAPTQAINSGVGLANLGYALPGSVLAVSIMLAFSYLDRELVIPLSGWLGGAGKPLLLGSLAALLMAYLVRFIAVAYGPLESSLARIRPSLPEAARSLGVSGPRLFFKVYLPLLLPGTLSAALLVFVDVLKEMPATLLMRPFGWDTLAVRIFEMTSEGEWARASLPALTLVLVGLLPVIGLIRRSAHRNT
- the gcvT gene encoding glycine cleavage system aminomethyltransferase GcvT yields the protein MGQRTPLYDLHLALGAKMVDFGGWDMPLHYGSQVEEHHEVRRDCGVFDVSHMTVIDVTGPQAKAWLQHLLANDVDRLHRPGRALYSTMLNERGGIVDDMIVYRLDDAYRLVFNASTRDQDLAWMNAQRGDYDVQLHERAELAMLAIQGPQARHKIAELVTQSRATLIQHLKPFEGYTDGDWFIARTGYTGEDGLEICLPASQAPGFFNDLVGAGISPIGLGARDTLRVEAGMNLYGQDIHQDVSPLASNMAWSIAWEPASRQFIGRTALEAEKAAGVAHKLVGLVLEERGVLRAHQVVRIADVGEGEITSGSFSPTLSKSIALARVPMATADRAEVEIRGKWYPVRVVKPTFVRHGKTLI
- the gcvH gene encoding glycine cleavage system protein GcvH, with the protein product MSNIPAELRFAESHEWARLEADGTVTVGISDHAQEALGDVVFVELTEVGKVFAAEDQAGVVESVKAASDIYSPISGEVIAINEELGGSPELLNSDPYGAWIFKLKPSDKAELDKLLDAAAYKAAIGE
- the gcvP gene encoding aminomethyl-transferring glycine dehydrogenase, yielding MSQLPSLSQLRDPDAFLRRHLGPDIAEQQAMLDSLGLGSRIELIEQTVPPGIRFNRALDLPPALDEQAALAKLRGYAEQNQVWTSLIGMGYHGTLTPTVILRNVLENPGWYTAYTPYQPEIAQGRLEALLNFQQLTIDLTGLELANASLLDEATAAAEAMALAKRVAKSKSNLFFVDENCHPQTISVVQTRAEGFGFELIIDAVDNLKQHQVFGALLQYPDTHGEIRDLRPLIDHLHAQQALACVATDLLSLLLLTPPGELGADVVFGSSQRFGVPMGYGGPHAAFFASREEYKRAIPGRIIGVSKDARGNVALRMALQTREQHIRREKANSNICTAQVLLANIASFYAVYHGPEGLKRIAQRTHRLTCILAAGLERKGISRVNAQFFDTLTLDVGGAQTAIIESAQAAQINLRILGRGRVGLSLDETCDESTVAKLFDVLLGADHGLNVDELDAEALSSGIPDNLQRKTPYLRHPVFNAHHSETEMLRYLKQLENKDLALNQSMIPLGSCTMKLNATSEMIPITWPQFANLHPFVPREQAVGYTLMIEELERWLCAITGFDAICMQPNSGAQGEYAGLLAIRKYHESRQQGARDICLIPSSAHGTNPASAQMAGMRVVIVECDEAGNVDLPDLKAKAAEAGDKLSCLMATYPSTHGVYEEGISEICEVIHKHGGQVYMDGANLNAQVGLARPADIGADVSHMNLHKTFCIPHGGGGPGMGPIGIRAHLAPFVANHPVVPIDGPLAQNGAVSAAPWGSASILPISWMYIAMMGPQLADASEVAILAANYLAQHLSGAFPVLYTGRNGRVAHECILDLRPLKAQTGISEEDVAKRLMDYGFHAPTMSFPVPGTLMVEPTESESKAELDRFIGAMLSIRAEITEVQNGNWPAEDNPLKRAPHTLADVTGVWERPYSIEQGITPDAHTKAHKYWPAVNRVDNVYGDRNLFCACVPVDDYR